The DNA region GGTACCGACAACGTCCTTGCATCAGCGGAAAAGAATGGGGTAAAGCGTGTAGTAGTGCTCAGCACCGACAAAGCCGCCTATCCCATCAACGCCATGGGAATGTCGAAGGCCCTCATGGAAAAGGTGATGGTAGCACGTTCACGCAATCTGGATGGCACCGGTACAGTGTTCTGCGGAACAAGGTATGGCAACGTCATGGCCTCCCGCGGATCGGTTATTCCCCTCTTCGTGGAACAGATTAAAACCGGAAAAGCCCTCACCATCACCGACCCCAACATGACGCGCTTCATGATGACCCTTGAAGATGCTGTCGACCTGGTACTTTACGCTTTCGAGAACGGCAATAACGGAGATATCTTTGTCCAAAAAGCCCCGGCGGCTACCATCGAAACGCTTGCCAAAGCTTTATTAGAGTTATACAAATCGGACAACGATATTAAAATTATCGGCACCCGACATGGCGAGAAACTCTATGAAACGCTCGTCAGCCGAGAAGACATGATCAAAGCCGAAGACATGGGAGGATATTACCGCATCCCTGCCGACAACCGTGACCTAAACTACAATATTTATTTCTCAGAAGGTACTGTGGACGTTGAGAAGTTTGAAGAATATCACTCGCACAACACCCACCGACTGGATAAAGAAGGGATGAAACAGCTTTTGCTTAAACTCCCCATGATTCGCCGCGACATCCTCGGGGATTCAGAAGCAATACAATATCCGGATTAATAGATTTTTCATTCAGATCCTCACAAAGCCAACACTGTGCAACACTGTGATAACACCCTGTAACACTGTGATACCATAAACTATTGAAACTCATCAAAGGAAACATATTCACAGATCATCGTGGAACAGTCCGTTTCGTCAACGACTTCACATTCGATGGCATCAAACGCTTTTATGCCATCACCCACCACGACACACATACCATCCGCGCCTGGCAGGGCCACAAAAAAGAAACCAAACACTTCTTCGTCACCAAAGGCATTTTCATCATCAACTGGATAGCCATCGATAACTGGGAGTCACCCTCCAAAGACCTCAAAATCAATGCCTATACCCTCTCAGACACCCAAAGCGAAATACTAACCATCCCTCCCGGCCACGTCAACGGCTTTAAAGCCCTCGAAGCAGATTCAACTTTGATGGTGTTTTCGGATATGCTACTGGAAGACTCAAAATTGGATGATATAAGGTTTCCTTTTGAGTTATGGAAATTTATTACACAGTGTAACTCAGAGTTAAACACAGAGTAACACTGAGATCATTTGAAATGGAAACCAACCTACTTACACACGAAATTCTGGATTCAGCCTATAAAGTTCACTCCTCGCTTGGTCCTGGACTGCTGGAATCTTCCTACCGGGCTTGTCTTGTATA from Bacteroidota bacterium includes:
- a CDS encoding polysaccharide biosynthesis protein; this translates as MKIQPNSTLLITGGTGSFGNAVLHRFINDQRFREIRIFSRDEKKQDDMRKRLNNPKIKFYIGDVRNQSAVDMAAKGVDYIFHAAALKQVPSCEFFPIEAVKTNILGTDNVLASAEKNGVKRVVVLSTDKAAYPINAMGMSKALMEKVMVARSRNLDGTGTVFCGTRYGNVMASRGSVIPLFVEQIKTGKALTITDPNMTRFMMTLEDAVDLVLYAFENGNNGDIFVQKAPAATIETLAKALLELYKSDNDIKIIGTRHGEKLYETLVSREDMIKAEDMGGYYRIPADNRDLNYNIYFSEGTVDVEKFEEYHSHNTHRLDKEGMKQLLLKLPMIRRDILGDSEAIQYPD